Proteins encoded within one genomic window of Nitrospina gracilis 3/211:
- a CDS encoding pentapeptide repeat-containing protein, producing MKDIKGLDLKERNLRSTYAFESYFPNGEFHEANLQYANLSNSDFQGADFIETDLREANFSNTNLMWANFSSANLYKSDFSQANLKGAVFWGANLNGAMFGSKPSTNQKLNFPSSLKKSPDIKKFPNGFYEETQKFGIGWTSLNKATLLLADFRNAKGLSKEQIQQGIGWENALYDNAFRKQLGISDNHIKKVILNFVTFHFLGSPKEKQQEEINRLMDYYGLNNRENPSPTLSLKRGGE from the coding sequence TTGAAGGACATAAAAGGGCTCGACCTAAAAGAAAGAAATTTACGATCAACATATGCATTTGAATCATATTTCCCAAATGGTGAATTCCACGAGGCAAACCTTCAATATGCGAACCTTTCTAATTCTGATTTTCAAGGAGCAGATTTCATTGAAACCGACCTTCGTGAGGCAAACTTTTCGAACACCAATCTAATGTGGGCAAATTTTTCTTCTGCAAATCTTTACAAGTCCGACTTTTCTCAAGCTAATTTAAAAGGCGCGGTTTTTTGGGGGGCTAATCTCAATGGAGCTATGTTTGGCTCAAAACCCTCCACCAATCAGAAACTTAACTTTCCATCCAGTCTAAAAAAGTCACCTGATATAAAAAAATTTCCAAATGGTTTTTATGAAGAAACACAAAAGTTTGGGATTGGGTGGACTAGTCTCAATAAAGCTACGTTACTATTGGCAGATTTTAGGAATGCAAAAGGGCTAAGTAAGGAACAAATTCAGCAGGGAATCGGTTGGGAAAATGCCCTCTACGATAATGCTTTTAGAAAACAATTAGGGATTTCAGACAACCATATTAAAAAGGTCATTTTAAATTTTGTAACTTTTCATTTCCTTGGCTCTCCAAAAGAAAAACAGCAAGAGGAGATCAATAGGTTGATGGACTATTACGGATTGAACAATCGAGAAAACCCCTCCCCAACCCTCTCCTTGAAAAGGGGAGGGGAATAG
- a CDS encoding glycoside hydrolase family 57 protein, giving the protein MAKGYLALVLHAHLPFVRHPEYDEFLEEDWLYQAITETYIPLIRMFRGLVHDKVPFHLTMSLTPTLISMLSDPLLQTRYVRYLDRTLELANKELDRTRHEPDFYTVALMYKERLEETRDLFCDQYLENLVNAFVEFQDRGHLELITCGATHGYFPLMNGNMNAIRAQVRTAVRTHEVYLGRKPPGIWLPECAYTPGVEEILKSEGIGYFFVDTHGILYADPKPKYGVYAPVFCPNGVAAFARDVESSKQVWSSKEGYPGDFDYRDFYRDVGFDLDYDYIKPYIASTGDRKMTGIKYYRITGKTDHKEPYHPFRAMDKAAEHAGNFMFNRERQVEHLNGLMGQPPIVVAPYDAELFGHWWFEGPDFLNYLIRKVVHDSEIVELTTPGRHLGQFPKNQVVQPCMSSWGYKGYHEHWMSGENDWIYRHLHKAAERMVELAEKHPNAHGTMERALNQAARELLLAQSSDWAFIMFAGTMVEYAVKRTKDHLVRFNRLYEDINRHHIDAAWLEDLELRDNAFPFVDYRAYL; this is encoded by the coding sequence ATGGCCAAAGGATACCTCGCGCTTGTTTTGCACGCCCACCTGCCGTTCGTCCGTCACCCGGAATACGACGAGTTTCTGGAAGAAGACTGGCTGTACCAGGCCATCACGGAAACCTACATTCCGCTCATCCGCATGTTCCGCGGGCTGGTGCACGACAAGGTGCCGTTCCACCTCACCATGTCGCTCACGCCGACGTTGATCTCCATGCTGAGCGATCCGCTCCTGCAAACCCGTTACGTACGCTACCTCGACCGCACGCTGGAGTTGGCGAATAAAGAATTGGACCGCACGCGCCACGAACCGGATTTCTACACCGTTGCCCTCATGTACAAGGAACGGCTGGAGGAGACGCGCGACCTGTTCTGCGACCAGTACCTGGAAAACCTGGTCAACGCGTTCGTCGAATTCCAGGACCGGGGCCACCTGGAACTCATCACCTGCGGCGCGACCCACGGTTATTTTCCGCTCATGAACGGCAACATGAACGCCATCCGGGCGCAGGTCCGCACCGCCGTGCGCACGCACGAGGTGTACCTCGGACGCAAGCCGCCGGGCATCTGGTTACCGGAATGCGCCTACACGCCGGGGGTCGAAGAGATTCTGAAGTCCGAGGGCATCGGCTATTTCTTCGTGGACACGCACGGCATCCTGTACGCCGACCCGAAACCGAAGTACGGCGTCTATGCGCCGGTGTTCTGCCCCAACGGCGTCGCCGCCTTCGCCCGCGATGTGGAATCGTCGAAACAGGTGTGGAGTTCGAAGGAGGGGTACCCCGGCGATTTTGATTACCGCGACTTCTACCGCGACGTGGGGTTCGATCTCGACTACGACTACATCAAGCCGTACATCGCCTCCACCGGCGACCGCAAAATGACGGGCATCAAGTATTACCGCATCACCGGCAAGACCGACCACAAAGAGCCGTACCATCCGTTCCGCGCCATGGACAAGGCGGCGGAGCACGCGGGCAACTTCATGTTCAACCGCGAGCGGCAGGTGGAGCACCTGAACGGACTCATGGGCCAGCCGCCGATCGTCGTCGCGCCGTACGATGCGGAGTTGTTCGGTCACTGGTGGTTCGAAGGGCCGGACTTTTTAAACTACCTCATCCGCAAGGTCGTTCACGACAGCGAGATTGTCGAACTCACTACGCCGGGCCGGCACCTCGGTCAGTTTCCCAAAAACCAGGTGGTGCAACCGTGCATGTCGAGCTGGGGCTACAAGGGCTACCACGAACACTGGATGAGCGGCGAGAACGACTGGATTTACCGCCACCTGCACAAGGCCGCCGAGCGCATGGTGGAACTGGCGGAGAAACACCCGAACGCCCACGGCACCATGGAGCGCGCGCTCAACCAGGCGGCGCGGGAGTTGCTGCTGGCGCAGTCGAGCGACTGGGCGTTCATCATGTTCGCCGGAACGATGGTCGAGTACGCGGTGAAACGCACCAAGGATCACCTCGTGCGCTTCAACAGGCTGTACGAAGACATCAACCGCCACCACATCGACGCCGCATGGCTGGAGGACCTGGAACTCCGCGACAACGCCTTCCCCTTCGTCGACTACCGCGCGTACCTCTAG
- a CDS encoding DUF4912 domain-containing protein, with protein sequence MKAKAKKPAVKTPARRTPTPGKAKKRPASSVRIRPPREVDEELTAKFVLGSATMQDESGQEARMDLPAGYGDHRLVMMVRDPYWVYCYWELQPQYIEEALSRLGRQAHEVRWVIRIHSQGGQAGTDHFDTEIDTRARSWYIHLAPPGATFTAEIGIRDSDGRYAAVARSNSVTLPMDRPSSNMDEQWMLSDEELHHHYAGMDFPHAEGMKPTGKGSVFDEGQSGRPVQPGGASEYRPPSSSNK encoded by the coding sequence GTGAAAGCAAAAGCCAAAAAGCCCGCGGTCAAAACCCCGGCACGCAGAACACCGACCCCCGGTAAGGCCAAAAAGCGACCGGCTTCTTCCGTACGTATTCGGCCGCCGCGCGAGGTGGACGAGGAGTTGACGGCGAAATTCGTTCTCGGTTCCGCCACCATGCAGGACGAGTCCGGGCAGGAAGCGCGCATGGACCTCCCCGCGGGATACGGCGATCACCGGCTGGTGATGATGGTGCGCGACCCCTACTGGGTTTACTGTTACTGGGAGCTGCAACCGCAATACATCGAAGAGGCGCTTTCGCGGCTGGGCCGCCAGGCGCACGAGGTGCGCTGGGTCATCCGCATCCACTCGCAGGGCGGGCAGGCCGGGACCGATCATTTCGATACGGAAATCGACACCCGCGCGCGCAGCTGGTACATCCACCTCGCTCCGCCGGGCGCGACGTTCACCGCCGAGATCGGGATCCGTGACAGCGACGGACGTTACGCCGCCGTGGCGCGGTCCAACAGCGTGACCCTGCCCATGGACCGTCCGTCGAGCAACATGGACGAACAGTGGATGTTGAGCGACGAGGAACTGCACCATCACTACGCGGGCATGGATTTCCCTCACGCCGAAGGCATGAAGCCCACGGGCAAAGGTTCCGTGTTTGATGAGGGGCAGTCCGGCCGACCCGTTCAGCCGGGGGGAGCCAGCGAGTACCGGCCGCCGTCTTCTTCCAACAAATAA
- a CDS encoding MBL fold metallo-hydrolase, with product MYKLTDTFDQKNPLPLTTDGELRIVFVGVGSAFAKRNRQSNILIIQGDHHLLMDCGTQGPLALNDVGLDVKKVRTYLPTHSHADHIGGFEEIMLTNRYFGKPTPPELIILRDYQEILWTKSLSGGAEYCEANQGRPLQLNDFFEILRPKATQVLGRKCWVYQHGPIEVVLVRTRHFPDSADSVDESQWCCGLYINRRVWISGDTMFDREYPERFAQEAELMFHDCQLFTGGVHASYEELMTLSPEIRAKCYLYHFGDNWDQPETWVRESDKFTGVPEEDGFLGWAEPRVAYDFL from the coding sequence ATGTATAAATTAACCGATACTTTTGACCAGAAAAACCCATTGCCTCTGACCACAGACGGTGAACTGCGCATTGTTTTCGTGGGAGTGGGTTCGGCATTCGCAAAAAGAAATCGACAATCCAATATTCTGATTATTCAGGGCGATCATCATTTGCTGATGGACTGCGGCACCCAGGGTCCGCTGGCGCTCAATGACGTGGGGCTGGACGTGAAAAAGGTACGCACCTACCTGCCCACCCACAGTCACGCCGACCACATCGGCGGCTTCGAAGAGATCATGCTGACCAACCGCTACTTCGGCAAACCCACCCCGCCCGAACTGATCATCCTGCGGGATTACCAGGAAATTCTATGGACCAAAAGCCTCTCCGGCGGCGCGGAGTACTGCGAGGCCAACCAGGGGCGCCCCCTGCAACTGAACGACTTTTTCGAAATTCTACGCCCCAAGGCGACGCAGGTCCTCGGCCGCAAATGCTGGGTGTACCAGCATGGTCCCATCGAAGTGGTGCTGGTGCGCACGCGGCACTTTCCGGACTCGGCCGACAGCGTGGACGAATCGCAGTGGTGTTGCGGCCTCTACATCAACCGCCGCGTCTGGATTTCCGGCGACACCATGTTCGATCGGGAGTACCCGGAGCGATTCGCGCAGGAAGCGGAATTGATGTTCCACGACTGCCAGTTGTTCACCGGGGGCGTGCACGCCTCTTATGAAGAACTGATGACCCTGAGCCCGGAAATCCGCGCCAAATGCTATCTCTACCACTTCGGCGACAACTGGGATCAGCCGGAGACCTGGGTGCGGGAATCGGACAAGTTCACCGGGGTACCGGAGGAAGACGGCTTTCTCGGCTGGGCCGAACCCCGGGTCGCTTATGATTTCTTATAA
- a CDS encoding YjgN family protein, whose translation MNHYISLNAWSGTDVNQAAFRLATMFALTQKEAGQVVKQVKKGIPWRFANPLDNKNAQNVNHYLSNQGFSVELIPIDGQESNSMVETANSVYGDDHPADDTGMGATGSGNDLDDEFDGVPPTDTAVDQAMVAEGPHKTYKVEFHGVGGELFRIMFVNSILTILTLGIYSFWAKTKVRKYTLDHTSFNKDYFTYHGTGAELFRGAAFFSLILILVGVGSAGLQMYLGPGSREIVEPVVGLVVLLLIPALMVGAYRYRLTRTSLRNIRFSFRGKRGQAMLNYFVGYLLTLFTVGLYYPFFLAKIKKFWVENSNFGNQAFHYTGQGKDLFGKFLLFVLLFPLTAGLNIPWWQAYLSRYNWSHTHFGSGSFKFTASGWEMFKLQFGNLLILIFTLGIGFAWVVCRRQQFLAKHLSFEGAIDMNRVIQDMQKSGAFSEGGLDALDIPLDFG comes from the coding sequence ATGAATCATTACATCAGCCTCAATGCCTGGAGTGGAACCGACGTCAACCAGGCCGCCTTTCGTCTGGCCACGATGTTTGCCCTGACGCAGAAAGAAGCGGGACAGGTTGTCAAGCAGGTCAAAAAAGGCATTCCGTGGAGGTTTGCCAATCCGCTCGACAACAAGAACGCCCAGAACGTGAACCACTATCTGTCCAACCAGGGTTTTTCCGTGGAATTGATCCCGATCGACGGTCAGGAATCGAATTCCATGGTCGAAACGGCAAACTCCGTTTATGGTGACGACCATCCGGCGGACGACACCGGCATGGGTGCGACCGGCTCCGGCAACGACCTCGACGATGAGTTCGACGGTGTGCCTCCCACCGACACCGCGGTGGACCAGGCCATGGTGGCGGAAGGTCCGCACAAAACGTACAAAGTCGAATTCCACGGCGTCGGCGGAGAGTTGTTCCGCATCATGTTCGTCAACAGCATCCTCACCATCCTCACACTCGGCATATATTCCTTCTGGGCCAAAACCAAAGTCCGCAAGTACACGCTGGACCACACTTCCTTCAATAAAGACTATTTTACCTATCACGGCACCGGGGCGGAACTGTTCCGCGGGGCTGCATTTTTTTCCCTCATCCTGATTCTTGTCGGTGTCGGGAGTGCGGGTTTGCAGATGTACCTCGGCCCCGGTTCGAGGGAAATCGTCGAACCTGTCGTGGGTCTGGTGGTCCTGCTGTTGATTCCGGCGCTCATGGTCGGGGCGTACCGTTACCGCCTGACCCGCACCTCACTCCGAAACATCCGTTTCTCGTTTCGCGGCAAACGCGGACAGGCCATGCTGAACTACTTTGTCGGCTACCTTCTGACCCTGTTCACCGTCGGGCTGTATTACCCGTTTTTCCTCGCCAAGATCAAAAAGTTCTGGGTTGAAAATTCCAACTTCGGCAACCAGGCGTTTCATTACACCGGGCAGGGCAAGGACCTCTTCGGCAAATTCCTGTTGTTTGTCCTGTTGTTTCCGCTGACAGCGGGACTCAACATTCCATGGTGGCAGGCGTATCTGTCCCGTTACAACTGGAGCCACACGCACTTCGGGAGCGGTTCGTTCAAATTCACCGCAAGCGGCTGGGAGATGTTCAAGCTTCAGTTCGGCAACCTGTTGATCCTGATCTTCACACTGGGCATCGGCTTTGCCTGGGTGGTCTGCCGACGCCAGCAGTTCCTGGCCAAACACCTCTCCTTCGAAGGAGCCATCGACATGAACCGGGTGATTCAGGACATGCAGAAAAGCGGCGCGTTCAGCGAAGGCGGTCTCGACGCACTGGACATTCCGCTCGATTTCGGTTGA
- a CDS encoding M48 family metallopeptidase produces the protein MAANLGVFRAWYFDGRTANKHPVLICATAQSLTLRLKSGEAIEWPYPQIRLSPSGKGKSGVHLERTTGDPVQSVTEQLLVEDPTFLDRVEAIAPDALGSFWSRPKHASSRRILLWLAVVAIPFLLYGVWTLFIPAMADRVAENVPVEWEVKLGDTVHESLFRGSPPTAVGVQKKMLDAITQRLLATVPDQPYDFRVSIHPSNQINALALPGGIVVVFQGLVNQTESPEELAGVLAHEFQHVLRRHSTRGIIRQLASGMFLSMMVGDANGVMSGVLQTAGELDSLRFSRSMETEADREGMKMMVAARIDPQGMVRVFEKLEKEEKKLLAVVQSEEGEVPEWMQYLSTHPAAGNRVKMLEKMSGNADVSPEPIRLEADWNTLHKKSTTTPQRETRNSKP, from the coding sequence ATGGCGGCCAACCTGGGGGTTTTCCGCGCCTGGTACTTTGACGGCCGGACGGCCAACAAACACCCCGTGCTCATCTGCGCCACCGCACAGTCGCTGACTCTGCGGTTAAAAAGCGGCGAGGCAATCGAGTGGCCCTACCCGCAGATCCGCCTTTCTCCTTCCGGCAAGGGCAAAAGTGGCGTCCACCTGGAACGCACCACCGGAGACCCGGTCCAATCGGTCACCGAACAATTGCTGGTGGAAGACCCCACCTTCCTCGATCGGGTGGAAGCCATCGCTCCGGACGCGCTGGGCAGTTTCTGGTCGCGGCCCAAACACGCCTCCAGCCGCCGCATCCTGTTGTGGCTGGCGGTGGTGGCCATCCCCTTTTTGCTATATGGCGTGTGGACGCTGTTCATTCCCGCCATGGCGGACCGGGTGGCCGAGAACGTGCCGGTGGAATGGGAGGTGAAGCTGGGCGACACGGTCCACGAGTCCCTTTTCCGTGGATCCCCGCCGACCGCCGTGGGCGTACAGAAAAAGATGCTGGACGCCATCACCCAGCGTTTGCTGGCCACGGTTCCGGACCAGCCTTACGATTTCCGCGTATCGATCCATCCCTCCAACCAGATCAACGCGCTGGCCCTGCCCGGCGGCATCGTGGTCGTGTTCCAGGGACTGGTCAACCAGACGGAATCGCCGGAAGAACTGGCCGGCGTTCTGGCGCACGAGTTCCAACACGTGTTGCGCCGCCACTCGACACGCGGTATCATCCGCCAACTGGCTTCCGGCATGTTTCTTTCCATGATGGTGGGCGACGCCAACGGCGTCATGAGCGGCGTCCTGCAGACGGCGGGCGAGCTCGACAGCCTGCGCTTCAGCCGCAGCATGGAAACGGAAGCGGACCGTGAAGGAATGAAAATGATGGTCGCCGCGCGCATCGACCCCCAGGGCATGGTGCGCGTGTTCGAGAAACTGGAAAAGGAAGAAAAGAAACTGCTTGCCGTGGTTCAGAGCGAGGAAGGTGAGGTTCCCGAGTGGATGCAGTACCTCTCCACCCATCCCGCCGCGGGCAACCGGGTGAAGATGCTGGAAAAAATGTCCGGCAACGCCGACGTCTCTCCGGAACCGATCCGGCTTGAGGCGGACTGGAACACCCTGCACAAAAAATCAACAACCACCCCTCAACGGGAAACCAGAAACTCAAAACCATGA
- a CDS encoding NAD-dependent epimerase/dehydratase family protein, with amino-acid sequence MIIVTGGAGFIGSAIVHSLNQRGHDDIWIVDVDDHQEKRKIWKA; translated from the coding sequence ATGATCATAGTCACAGGAGGAGCGGGATTCATCGGCAGTGCGATCGTGCACAGCCTCAACCAGCGCGGGCACGACGACATCTGGATTGTCGATGTGGACGATCATCAGGAAAAAAGAAAAATCTGGAAGGCCTGA
- the rfaD gene encoding ADP-glyceromanno-heptose 6-epimerase, with translation MTHTRFLDRDEFINAVRGGDVPKVEAIFHMGACSSTTETDEDFLRINNLEYTQTLARFALDRDARYIYASSAASYGNGEQGYSDDESRLDELKPLNPYGHSKHRFDLWARDEGLLKHIVGLKYFNVFGPNEYHKEDMRSMVLKGHEQVRDTGRIRLFKSYRPEYADGGQERDFVYIKDAVAMTLFFFDHPEVNGIFNIGSGSARNWNDLARAIFNAMGEKPFIEYIEMPASIRDQYQYHTCADIRKIREAGFNRSLSSLEEGVRDYICEYLIPGRRLGSNP, from the coding sequence CTGACCCACACCCGCTTTCTCGACCGCGACGAATTCATCAATGCGGTGCGCGGGGGAGACGTGCCGAAGGTGGAGGCCATCTTCCACATGGGTGCGTGTTCCTCCACCACGGAAACCGACGAAGACTTCCTGCGCATCAACAACCTCGAATACACGCAGACCCTGGCGCGCTTCGCCCTCGACCGGGACGCGCGATACATCTATGCCTCCAGTGCGGCCTCCTACGGCAACGGGGAACAGGGTTACAGCGACGACGAAAGTCGGCTGGACGAACTGAAGCCGTTGAACCCGTACGGCCACAGCAAGCACCGCTTCGACTTGTGGGCGCGCGATGAAGGATTGCTGAAACACATCGTGGGATTGAAATACTTCAACGTGTTCGGTCCCAATGAATACCACAAAGAAGACATGAGGAGCATGGTGCTGAAAGGCCACGAACAGGTGCGCGACACGGGACGCATCCGCCTTTTCAAATCCTACCGCCCCGAATACGCCGACGGCGGACAGGAGCGAGACTTCGTCTACATTAAAGACGCCGTGGCCATGACGCTTTTTTTCTTCGATCACCCGGAGGTGAACGGCATCTTCAATATCGGCTCCGGGAGCGCGCGCAACTGGAACGATCTCGCACGCGCTATCTTCAACGCCATGGGTGAAAAGCCGTTTATCGAATACATCGAAATGCCCGCCTCCATCCGGGACCAGTACCAGTACCACACCTGCGCCGACATACGGAAAATCCGGGAGGCCGGGTTCAACAGGAGTTTGTCTTCATTGGAGGAAGGCGTTCGCGACTACATTTGCGAATACCTCATCCCCGGCAGGCGGCTCGGCAGCAACCCCTGA
- a CDS encoding pentapeptide repeat-containing protein has translation MRHLSEEELLQLWEQYREGKDASEVEKKGEILNALWKNRLSIPTLANLHMPKVDLCGMDLTYADLCGTNLQNAVLIGTIFVSADMIGVDCREANLGGSNFFDAEINEGNFTKANLAKVDFTEARAVGAVFAGADMGHGSILMDSDLTKADLTGASLQGAKFRGTNLSGAILKGADLRGAEELTAEQLHSAIIDRETKLPMYMKVNWISDSEYECRVEYME, from the coding sequence ATGAGACATCTTTCAGAAGAAGAACTGCTCCAGTTGTGGGAGCAATACCGAGAAGGCAAGGACGCCTCCGAGGTCGAAAAGAAAGGTGAAATTCTGAATGCCCTGTGGAAAAACCGCCTGAGCATTCCCACCCTGGCCAACCTGCACATGCCCAAAGTGGACCTGTGCGGCATGGACCTCACCTATGCCGACCTGTGCGGAACCAATTTGCAGAACGCTGTTCTCATCGGTACCATTTTCGTTTCCGCGGACATGATTGGTGTGGATTGCCGGGAGGCCAACCTGGGGGGATCCAACTTTTTCGACGCTGAGATCAACGAGGGCAATTTCACCAAAGCCAACCTCGCGAAAGTGGATTTCACCGAGGCGCGCGCGGTCGGAGCGGTATTTGCCGGGGCGGACATGGGGCACGGCTCCATCCTCATGGATTCAGATCTTACCAAAGCCGATCTGACCGGCGCCAGCCTGCAGGGAGCCAAGTTTCGCGGCACCAACCTGTCCGGCGCCATCCTCAAAGGAGCGGACCTGCGCGGCGCGGAGGAGTTGACCGCGGAACAGCTGCATTCGGCCATCATCGACCGCGAAACCAAACTCCCCATGTACATGAAGGTCAACTGGATCTCCGACAGCGAATACGAATGCCGCGTAGAATACATGGAGTGA
- a CDS encoding MASE1 domain-containing protein, translating into MKAFRSNRIQHSLGLNLLTALLYFLCGFGMVHLANVYGYSIPLFAPAGFALGAYLRWGARILPGIWLGSLTFTVFLWSSMASVREFTLLEFFPVATFIALGAVIQTATGALLLKYGVGSINPLTRIRDVLIFIFGVGALNSTIHSTLAQTSLLLGGFLERDQFASAWITWWLGDTMGVLTVAPLFMVYLSSGALRLRRSQALEATALAFFFYFTTQMAFGDWLIYWHYPLVYLLFPVLVWSAFRFRQAGAVIAILFVSLAAIWGTAQGRGPMALQTIESSLRLLQFYLLVLTIMTLILTAAISETEAAEQRTSSLGRILENSSNEIFVFDAQSLKFLQVNLGARQNLGYSMRELEELTPLHLKPHFTLEKFTKMLEPLQGELQQIVFETKHRRKDGSTYPVEMRIQYSEMALRPVYFAIVQDITEKKKAEEELFKYRHKLEELVEQRTADLESAHRQLMHAEKLSATGKLAASMAHEFNNPIFGIRSVLEKIFRRGNLQEKDRDFVSLAIKECDRISNLIKKLLNFHSPSSDKKEVFNFHEAVEDMVLLTKKKLKEKTSTSYATIHLKSKTSRPYPTRYARSF; encoded by the coding sequence ATGAAGGCCTTCCGCAGTAACCGGATTCAGCACAGCCTGGGGCTCAACCTGCTGACCGCGCTGTTATATTTTCTTTGCGGGTTCGGCATGGTGCACCTGGCCAATGTGTACGGCTATTCCATTCCCCTGTTCGCTCCCGCCGGATTTGCACTGGGAGCCTACCTGCGCTGGGGAGCGCGGATCCTGCCCGGGATCTGGCTCGGGTCCCTGACCTTCACCGTGTTCCTGTGGAGTTCCATGGCCTCGGTGCGGGAATTCACCCTCCTCGAGTTCTTTCCTGTCGCCACCTTCATCGCGCTGGGGGCCGTCATCCAGACCGCCACAGGGGCCCTTCTTCTCAAGTACGGCGTCGGTTCGATCAATCCCCTGACCCGCATCAGGGATGTCCTGATTTTCATCTTCGGCGTCGGCGCCCTGAACTCAACCATCCATTCCACTCTCGCTCAAACCAGCCTCCTGCTGGGTGGATTTCTGGAACGGGATCAATTCGCCTCGGCGTGGATCACCTGGTGGCTTGGCGACACAATGGGGGTGTTGACCGTGGCGCCGTTGTTCATGGTTTACCTTTCATCCGGTGCCTTGAGACTGAGGCGCAGTCAGGCTCTGGAGGCGACCGCGCTCGCCTTTTTCTTTTATTTCACGACGCAGATGGCGTTCGGCGACTGGCTGATCTACTGGCACTACCCGCTGGTGTATCTCCTGTTCCCGGTACTCGTGTGGTCGGCGTTCCGCTTCCGGCAGGCAGGCGCGGTGATCGCCATCCTGTTCGTTTCACTGGCAGCCATCTGGGGTACGGCGCAGGGGCGCGGTCCCATGGCACTCCAGACCATCGAAAGTTCGCTTCGCCTCCTTCAGTTTTACCTGCTGGTGCTCACCATCATGACCCTCATCCTCACCGCGGCCATCAGCGAAACCGAAGCGGCGGAACAGCGCACCTCCTCGCTCGGTCGAATCCTTGAAAATTCATCCAACGAAATTTTCGTGTTTGACGCGCAAAGCCTGAAGTTTCTCCAGGTGAACCTGGGCGCGCGGCAGAACCTGGGTTATTCCATGCGGGAACTTGAGGAATTGACGCCCCTCCACCTGAAACCGCATTTCACCCTGGAAAAGTTCACCAAAATGCTGGAACCCCTTCAGGGAGAACTGCAGCAGATCGTGTTCGAAACCAAACACCGCAGAAAAGACGGGTCGACCTACCCCGTCGAAATGCGTATCCAATATTCGGAGATGGCTCTGCGCCCGGTCTACTTTGCCATTGTGCAGGACATCACCGAAAAGAAAAAAGCGGAAGAAGAGTTATTCAAGTACCGGCATAAACTGGAGGAACTGGTGGAACAGCGCACCGCCGATCTGGAAAGTGCGCACCGCCAGTTGATGCACGCGGAAAAACTCTCGGCCACCGGCAAACTCGCCGCCTCCATGGCTCATGAGTTCAACAACCCCATTTTCGGCATTCGCAGTGTTCTGGAAAAGATATTCCGCCGTGGCAACCTCCAGGAAAAAGATCGTGATTTCGTCTCACTCGCCATCAAGGAATGCGACCGCATCTCCAACCTCATTAAAAAACTTCTCAATTTTCACAGCCCGTCGTCGGACAAAAAAGAAGTATTCAACTTTCATGAGGCGGTGGAGGACATGGTGCTTCTGACCAAAAAGAAACTGAAGGAAAAAACATCGACCTCATACGCAACTATTCACCTGAAGTCAAAAACATCGAGGCCGTACCCGACCAGATACGCCAGGTCATTTTGA
- a CDS encoding sensor histidine kinase — protein sequence MLQNAEEAITEPQGNISIRTDLEKNNIHLEIRDTGQGIPPDSMKNIFDPFFTTKPSVKGTGLGLSVSYGIVKMHGGDIRVESQSGEGTRFTIILPVKARNLHTDVLQDPALQSFNQNPPDSDPPHI from the coding sequence ATGCTGCAAAACGCCGAAGAAGCCATCACGGAGCCGCAGGGCAATATCTCCATACGCACCGACCTCGAAAAGAACAACATCCATCTTGAAATCAGGGACACCGGGCAGGGCATTCCTCCGGATAGCATGAAAAATATCTTTGATCCTTTTTTCACCACCAAACCCTCGGTCAAGGGCACCGGGCTCGGACTTTCCGTAAGCTACGGAATCGTCAAGATGCACGGCGGCGACATCCGGGTAGAAAGCCAGTCGGGCGAAGGCACGCGGTTCACCATCATCCTTCCGGTCAAGGCCCGAAACCTCCATACCGACGTTTTGCAGGATCCGGCGCTTCAGTCATTCAATCAGAATCCGCCGGACTCCGACCCGCCGCACATCTGA